One Fimbriiglobus ruber genomic window carries:
- a CDS encoding integrase core domain-containing protein produces the protein MEVADASFKRELEMTEYDTVAAARTTIAEFVRYYRFERKHSSIGYLTPHLFETQTTANA, from the coding sequence GTGGAGGTCGCTGATGCCTCGTTCAAGCGGGAACTCGAAATGACCGAATACGACACGGTCGCGGCGGCTCGGACAACCATCGCCGAGTTCGTGCGGTACTACCGGTTCGAGCGGAAGCATTCCTCCATCGGCTACCTCACCCCACACCTGTTTGAAACTCAAACCACGGCCAACGCATAA
- a CDS encoding polyketide synthase dehydratase domain-containing protein, translating into MVVTAAVPGPRIASRPATGWDTRVFVLCGDDRVDLRERVLSVLESVERLPDIALPDLAADLAAELKPGGVRLGVISGDVADLRAKLRRAADRLADPKCRQIRDATGVYFSAQPLYPQGSVALLFPGEGAQYPGMLLDLCGIFPEVEETFAWCDRLAAESGRPSLRTVIHSPREDSDSTEAELRKLGPAILGVLVADLAMIQVLRKLELPVSAAAGHSAGELAALMFGGAMGVRSRLGSELIKIMDLLEHQENEATGSDVALLAVGAGKSAVSEIAAAVAGGAVIVAMDNCPHQCVAVGPTHLVAAVESALHDRGLVCERLPFGRPYHTPLFEPWMGPLRDLFAGIPFEKPHTPIYSCTTGERFPEDAAAIRELAVNHWVSPVEFARMVEKMYADGVRVFVEAGPRGNLSAFVEDILRGKPFAAIPANLLRKSGPTQINHLAAQLAVHQVPLNLGHLFAGQTTSGSGERRKSVAGPKGQTPAARPPAHPVVHAPRSPAQIMDSYLGAMEQFIDVQREVMEAFLTGRTAPGAIPPEFLAFDDFAPTSDSLFVPHHSSPPEPFALVGEIVSFEPAREVVVRRVLDESEDRYAADHTLGGRGVSRVDPGQNGLPVLPMTFSLEAMAEAAALIAPGKVVTAIHNVRLFRWLPFDPEPTTLEVRASVAAVDAETGVVEVKVDVRDLGNSFVRDGANKPASEAVVILADAYPPPPETQAFSLTDEQPIKITVDDLRRNMFHGPLFQMVRSLDRIGKEGIEGTLEVQPRDGWFRSNPDPAIVLDPVLMDAAMHIFGAWHLEQPDWAGRILLPFEVKGIEFFGPPPAVGSRLAVRGHNEEESARHFRHGLEVYAPDGRLWLRMTGVGYWRFYLPFGHVNFFGPKDEYYLSANLPEAVAENVEPRTPGSPRLPFARCHFLEPPVDLLQPVLRAAGARVTMTPRELTEFHNWKGTDAELNDWFFGRLLAKDAVRAAWNEKHGEAMFPADIETEDVDGRIVCRARSEARSEPLPPVAVAIANGKVAAFAAFATRVGIAVVPVTKGEPEAEVRARAARFAAADALRVSSDDLAVEPSPRPGLLIVSHASDRLHVQTARHKDVIVATALYEPEQHE; encoded by the coding sequence ATGGTCGTCACGGCCGCGGTGCCTGGTCCGCGAATCGCCTCCCGCCCCGCGACGGGCTGGGACACGAGGGTGTTCGTCTTGTGCGGCGACGATCGAGTCGACCTGCGCGAGCGCGTGCTCTCCGTCCTCGAATCCGTCGAGCGGTTGCCCGATATCGCGCTCCCCGACCTCGCGGCGGATCTCGCCGCGGAACTCAAACCCGGCGGCGTGCGGCTCGGGGTTATCTCGGGAGACGTCGCGGATCTACGCGCGAAACTCCGCCGGGCGGCCGACCGCCTCGCCGACCCCAAGTGCCGGCAGATCCGCGACGCGACGGGCGTCTATTTCTCGGCCCAGCCGCTCTACCCACAAGGCTCGGTCGCGCTCCTCTTTCCCGGCGAGGGCGCCCAGTACCCGGGCATGCTCCTCGACCTGTGCGGGATCTTCCCGGAGGTTGAGGAGACGTTCGCGTGGTGCGACCGGCTCGCCGCGGAATCCGGCCGGCCGTCACTCCGTACTGTGATCCATTCGCCGCGGGAGGATAGCGATTCGACGGAAGCGGAATTACGGAAACTCGGGCCGGCGATCTTAGGCGTCCTCGTCGCCGACCTCGCCATGATCCAGGTGCTGCGGAAATTGGAACTCCCCGTGTCCGCGGCAGCCGGGCACAGCGCCGGGGAACTCGCGGCACTGATGTTCGGTGGGGCGATGGGGGTCAGGTCGCGGCTCGGGTCCGAGCTAATCAAGATCATGGACCTGCTGGAGCACCAAGAGAATGAAGCCACTGGGTCGGACGTGGCGCTGCTGGCGGTCGGGGCGGGGAAGTCGGCGGTGAGTGAGATCGCGGCGGCAGTTGCGGGCGGGGCCGTCATCGTGGCCATGGACAACTGCCCGCACCAGTGCGTTGCGGTGGGGCCGACGCACCTCGTCGCGGCGGTCGAGTCGGCTCTGCACGACCGGGGTTTGGTGTGCGAACGGCTGCCGTTCGGCCGGCCGTACCACACGCCGCTATTCGAACCGTGGATGGGGCCGTTGCGCGATCTGTTCGCCGGCATCCCGTTCGAGAAGCCGCACACGCCGATCTACTCTTGCACGACCGGCGAGCGGTTCCCGGAAGACGCGGCCGCGATCCGCGAACTGGCCGTGAACCACTGGGTTAGCCCGGTCGAATTCGCCCGCATGGTAGAGAAGATGTACGCAGACGGGGTGCGCGTGTTCGTGGAAGCCGGGCCGCGCGGAAATCTGTCGGCCTTCGTCGAAGATATCCTGCGCGGTAAACCGTTCGCCGCGATCCCCGCGAATCTGCTTCGTAAGAGCGGGCCGACCCAGATCAACCACCTCGCGGCGCAACTGGCGGTCCATCAGGTGCCGCTGAACCTCGGGCACTTATTCGCGGGACAAACAACGTCGGGGAGTGGTGAGCGGAGGAAGTCGGTCGCTGGCCCCAAAGGGCAGACGCCTGCCGCCCGCCCGCCCGCCCACCCTGTCGTTCACGCCCCGCGTTCGCCCGCCCAGATCATGGACAGTTATCTCGGGGCGATGGAGCAATTCATCGACGTTCAGCGAGAGGTAATGGAAGCCTTCCTCACCGGTCGCACCGCGCCAGGGGCGATCCCGCCCGAGTTCCTCGCGTTCGACGACTTCGCGCCGACCTCGGATTCGTTGTTCGTCCCTCACCATTCATCGCCGCCCGAGCCGTTCGCCCTCGTCGGTGAGATCGTATCCTTCGAGCCGGCCCGCGAGGTCGTCGTCCGCCGCGTGCTGGACGAGAGCGAAGATCGGTACGCCGCCGACCACACGCTTGGCGGTCGTGGCGTGAGCCGCGTCGATCCCGGGCAGAACGGGCTACCCGTCCTCCCCATGACGTTTAGCCTGGAGGCGATGGCCGAGGCCGCCGCGCTGATCGCGCCGGGGAAAGTGGTGACCGCGATCCACAACGTCCGGTTGTTCCGCTGGCTGCCCTTTGATCCCGAGCCGACGACCCTTGAAGTCCGCGCTTCGGTCGCCGCGGTGGATGCGGAAACGGGCGTGGTCGAGGTGAAAGTCGACGTCCGCGACCTCGGCAACTCGTTCGTCCGCGATGGTGCGAACAAGCCGGCATCCGAAGCGGTGGTCATACTCGCGGACGCCTACCCCCCACCGCCGGAGACCCAGGCGTTCTCCCTCACCGACGAACAGCCCATCAAGATTACCGTCGATGATCTGCGGAGGAATATGTTTCACGGGCCGTTGTTTCAGATGGTCCGGTCCCTCGACCGCATCGGGAAGGAAGGCATCGAAGGGACGCTGGAAGTGCAACCGCGGGACGGTTGGTTCCGGTCGAATCCCGACCCCGCCATCGTCCTCGACCCCGTGCTGATGGACGCGGCCATGCACATCTTCGGGGCGTGGCACCTCGAACAACCCGACTGGGCCGGCCGTATCCTCTTGCCGTTCGAGGTGAAGGGCATCGAGTTTTTTGGGCCGCCGCCGGCCGTCGGGAGTCGCCTCGCGGTCCGCGGGCATAACGAGGAAGAATCCGCACGGCACTTCCGGCATGGGTTGGAGGTATACGCCCCCGACGGGCGGCTCTGGCTCCGGATGACCGGGGTCGGCTACTGGCGGTTCTACCTCCCATTCGGGCACGTCAATTTCTTTGGCCCGAAGGACGAATACTACCTGAGCGCGAACTTACCGGAAGCCGTGGCGGAGAATGTCGAACCTCGCACGCCGGGCAGCCCGCGGCTCCCGTTCGCCCGGTGCCACTTCCTCGAACCGCCGGTCGATTTACTGCAGCCCGTACTGCGGGCCGCCGGGGCGCGCGTGACGATGACCCCGCGGGAGTTAACCGAGTTCCACAACTGGAAGGGGACCGACGCGGAGTTAAATGACTGGTTCTTTGGCCGATTGCTCGCGAAAGACGCCGTGCGGGCGGCGTGGAACGAGAAACATGGCGAGGCCATGTTCCCGGCCGACATCGAGACGGAAGACGTCGACGGCCGGATCGTCTGCCGGGCGAGGAGCGAAGCGAGGTCGGAACCGCTACCGCCCGTGGCCGTCGCCATTGCGAATGGGAAAGTCGCGGCGTTCGCGGCGTTCGCGACCCGCGTCGGCATCGCGGTAGTGCCGGTCACGAAGGGTGAACCAGAAGCGGAGGTGCGAGCCCGCGCGGCCCGATTCGCCGCCGCCGATGCACTGCGCGTTTCCTCCGACGACCTGGCGGTCGAGCCCAGCCCCCGCCCCGGTCTCTTGATCGTTTCTCACGCCAGCGACCGACTCCACGTACAGACCGCCCGGCACAAGGACGTGATCGTTGCTACGGCCCTATACGAGCCCGAACAACATGAGTAA
- a CDS encoding ABC transporter ATP-binding protein — protein MTDDPAEYLLFADRVHKTYPDGKVRALTGVSLGVRMGESVAITGPSGCGKSTLLNLLGALDRPDSGEVYFRGEPLSKRRDLDRFRARQIGFVFQSFFLLPTLTARENVQVPMFEGPPLSAHARAKKAESLLELVGMSGRAGHRPAQLSVGERQRVALARALANDPVLLLADEPTGNLDSENAARVLDLLATLRQDRKLALLVVTHSPDVALRADRVVRMKDGQVLLDGVAAAAVATRRESVSS, from the coding sequence ATGACTGACGACCCGGCCGAATACCTGCTGTTCGCAGATCGGGTCCACAAGACCTACCCGGACGGGAAGGTCCGCGCACTCACCGGCGTGAGCCTGGGCGTGCGGATGGGGGAGTCCGTCGCCATCACCGGGCCGAGCGGCTGCGGGAAATCCACGCTCCTCAACTTGCTCGGGGCCCTCGACCGGCCGGATTCCGGCGAAGTCTACTTCCGGGGCGAACCGCTCTCGAAACGACGCGACCTCGACCGTTTCCGCGCCCGACAGATCGGGTTCGTGTTTCAGTCGTTCTTCCTGCTCCCGACGTTGACGGCCCGCGAGAACGTTCAGGTGCCAATGTTTGAGGGGCCGCCACTCTCGGCGCATGCTCGGGCGAAGAAGGCGGAAAGCCTGCTGGAACTGGTCGGTATGAGCGGCCGTGCGGGGCACCGGCCGGCACAACTCTCCGTGGGCGAGCGTCAACGAGTCGCGCTGGCCCGGGCTCTGGCGAACGACCCGGTGCTACTCCTGGCCGACGAGCCGACGGGGAACCTGGACTCCGAGAACGCGGCCCGCGTCCTCGACCTGCTGGCGACACTCCGACAGGATCGCAAACTCGCTTTGCTCGTGGTCACGCACAGCCCGGACGTAGCCCTGCGTGCCGACCGCGTCGTGCGGATGAAAGACGGGCAGGTGCTGTTGGATGGGGTTGCGGCTGCCGCCGTTGCAACGCGCCGGGAATCGGTCAGCTCATGA
- a CDS encoding ABC transporter permease — MYFVTFILKNLSRRPTRTALTVLGLAVAVGSMIALLGISHNFTAAAIESFERRGVDLIVIPGGQADQLSGKIDEWVVDRVRGWEEIDGVAAAIVDVAEMWRRDRKPDEQSAPSMQVMVQAWAPDNFVFDELEILEGHRLHVGDTGKVMLGNIVADNLKKGVGDTVTILGKPWEVVAVFKSPTVFESGSVVMLLTDYQTEVGAEGKVTGFSVRVKKSAANPDAAVTAVREKLLDLKDAKGTPVRLSAESPRQYAENSSHLKIARAMAWLVSLIAVVIGVISMMNTMAMSVLERTQEIGILRAVGWPRGRVVRMVLGEAILLGLTAALVGAAGAVAATYSLSYMPKVNGFIAGGIAPEVILQGLGMTVLVGLLGGAYPAFRAARLLPTEAIRHD; from the coding sequence ATGTACTTCGTCACATTCATCTTGAAGAACCTGAGCCGGCGGCCGACCCGCACGGCCCTCACGGTGCTCGGTCTGGCCGTCGCCGTCGGGAGCATGATCGCGCTACTCGGGATCAGCCACAACTTCACCGCCGCCGCGATTGAATCGTTCGAGCGGCGCGGCGTGGACCTCATTGTGATTCCCGGCGGACAGGCCGACCAACTTTCCGGCAAGATCGACGAATGGGTCGTCGACCGGGTCCGGGGGTGGGAGGAGATCGACGGCGTCGCGGCGGCCATCGTAGATGTGGCCGAGATGTGGCGGCGGGACCGGAAGCCCGACGAGCAATCCGCCCCGAGCATGCAGGTCATGGTCCAGGCCTGGGCACCCGACAACTTCGTCTTCGACGAACTCGAAATCCTTGAGGGCCATCGGCTCCACGTCGGCGACACCGGCAAGGTGATGCTCGGCAACATCGTCGCCGATAATCTCAAGAAGGGCGTCGGCGACACCGTGACGATTCTCGGCAAGCCGTGGGAGGTGGTCGCGGTCTTCAAGAGTCCCACGGTCTTCGAGAGCGGCTCCGTTGTCATGCTCCTGACGGACTACCAGACGGAGGTCGGTGCCGAGGGGAAGGTGACCGGCTTCTCGGTGCGGGTGAAGAAGTCGGCGGCGAACCCGGACGCGGCCGTGACGGCGGTTCGGGAGAAACTACTCGACCTGAAGGACGCGAAGGGAACTCCGGTGCGGCTGTCCGCCGAGTCCCCCCGCCAGTACGCCGAAAACTCCTCGCACCTCAAGATCGCCCGAGCGATGGCCTGGCTCGTCTCGCTCATCGCCGTCGTGATCGGCGTCATCAGCATGATGAACACGATGGCGATGTCCGTGCTCGAACGAACGCAGGAAATCGGCATCCTCCGCGCCGTGGGCTGGCCGCGGGGCCGGGTCGTCCGGATGGTGTTGGGCGAAGCGATACTCCTCGGGTTGACTGCGGCGCTCGTTGGGGCCGCGGGCGCCGTCGCGGCGACTTATTCACTCAGCTACATGCCGAAAGTCAACGGGTTCATTGCGGGGGGCATCGCCCCAGAAGTCATCCTCCAAGGACTTGGTATGACCGTGCTGGTCGGGTTACTCGGCGGCGCGTATCCTGCCTTCCGCGCGGCGAGACTGTTGCCCACCGAGGCGATCCGCCATGACTGA
- the tnpC gene encoding IS66 family transposase: protein MAAEPPIPEELWATVPLAAQAALLAVFAALQQQIRTLDARVAELEARLRQNSSNSSLPPSANPPHVKPAPPKTPSGRKRGGQPGHPKAAARTLLPPDRTVPLKPTHCKKCRHTLGGDDPQPLVHQVHEIPVIRPHVTEYHQHRLTCTQCGTTTCPPLPDDAVCGYGPRAQAITAMLSGAFRLGKQPISHLCRDVFGLELSPGMVCKLEQHTAAALRPIADEALVYTRGQPANVDETGWKEAGNKAYLWVAVAALVTAFLIRRKRNRASFDDLMGRAPPVLTTDRYSVYNHLGGRQRQICWAHLRRDFQAMIDRQSAGSEIGRELLCHADILFEPWQRVRDGTLTRDSYRARYEPLVRPEILRLLARGMACGCAKTAATCRELTAVETSLWTFTRVAGVEPTNNAAERALRHAVCWRKTSHGTASANGSRFVERILTVVASCRQQERNVLAFLTEAIQAARTGGKPPSLIPQGV, encoded by the coding sequence ATGGCTGCCGAACCGCCGATCCCTGAGGAGTTGTGGGCGACCGTCCCGCTCGCCGCTCAAGCGGCTCTCCTCGCCGTGTTCGCGGCCCTCCAACAACAGATCCGAACGCTGGACGCGCGAGTCGCCGAACTCGAAGCCCGGCTCCGTCAGAACTCGTCCAATTCCTCCCTCCCGCCGTCGGCCAACCCGCCCCACGTCAAACCCGCTCCACCCAAGACGCCCTCCGGTCGGAAGCGGGGCGGACAGCCTGGGCACCCCAAGGCCGCCGCACGGACCTTGCTCCCCCCCGACCGCACCGTCCCCCTCAAGCCGACCCACTGCAAGAAGTGCCGGCACACGTTGGGCGGTGATGACCCGCAACCACTCGTCCACCAAGTGCACGAAATCCCGGTCATCCGACCGCACGTCACCGAGTACCACCAACACCGGCTCACGTGTACCCAGTGCGGAACCACCACCTGCCCGCCGCTCCCGGACGACGCGGTCTGCGGGTACGGACCCCGAGCCCAGGCCATCACGGCCATGCTCAGCGGGGCGTTCCGATTGGGCAAGCAACCGATCAGCCACTTGTGCCGCGACGTGTTCGGGTTGGAACTCAGCCCGGGCATGGTCTGCAAACTCGAACAGCACACGGCCGCGGCCCTCCGTCCGATCGCCGACGAGGCCCTCGTGTACACCCGCGGCCAACCGGCCAACGTCGACGAGACGGGGTGGAAGGAAGCGGGGAACAAGGCCTACTTGTGGGTCGCCGTGGCCGCCCTGGTGACCGCCTTCCTGATCCGCCGGAAGCGGAACCGGGCCTCCTTCGACGACCTCATGGGTCGCGCCCCACCCGTCCTGACGACCGATCGGTACTCCGTGTACAACCACCTGGGCGGCCGCCAGCGACAAATTTGCTGGGCTCATCTCCGCCGGGATTTCCAGGCCATGATCGACCGGCAGAGCGCCGGGTCGGAGATCGGCCGGGAGTTGTTGTGCCATGCCGACATCCTGTTCGAACCCTGGCAGCGGGTGCGGGACGGGACGTTGACGCGGGACAGCTATCGGGCTCGGTACGAACCGCTCGTGCGGCCGGAGATCCTGCGCCTGCTGGCCCGCGGAATGGCGTGCGGCTGCGCCAAGACGGCGGCCACCTGCCGGGAGTTGACGGCGGTCGAGACGTCCTTGTGGACGTTTACCCGGGTGGCCGGCGTCGAACCGACGAACAACGCGGCCGAGCGGGCGTTGCGTCATGCCGTGTGCTGGCGGAAGACGAGTCACGGCACCGCGAGTGCGAACGGGAGCCGGTTCGTCGAGCGGATTTTGACGGTGGTCGCGTCGTGTCGCCAGCAAGAGCGGAACGTGCTGGCATTTTTGACCGAGGCGATTCAAGCGGCCAGGACGGGGGGTAAACCGCCGTCGTTGATCCCACAAGGGGTGTGA
- a CDS encoding helix-turn-helix domain-containing protein, with the protein MRGRNPRSLTISAVDKPILEFVAHSRHLAWFQVPHARIVLAVAAGERVSDRANRRECDRTTIWRVCRRYEHGGVEELLRDDARQGHPLEISPPSACSDRRTCLPGTRRQGIAHYPLVPRGPGSPSHPGRDR; encoded by the coding sequence ATGCGTGGTCGCAACCCCCGTTCGCTGACAATCTCGGCAGTGGATAAGCCGATCCTGGAGTTCGTCGCCCACAGTCGCCATTTGGCGTGGTTCCAGGTGCCGCATGCCCGTATCGTTCTGGCTGTTGCCGCCGGCGAGCGTGTGAGCGATCGGGCCAACCGCCGGGAGTGCGACCGGACCACAATCTGGCGTGTCTGCCGACGCTACGAACACGGTGGCGTGGAGGAACTCCTGCGAGACGACGCACGCCAGGGACATCCGCTGGAGATCTCCCCCCCTTCAGCGTGCTCAGATCGTCGAACTTGCCTGCCGGGAACCCGTCGCCAAGGGATTGCACATTACCCACTGGTCCCGCGCGGACCTGGCTCGCCAAGCCATCCTGGACGGGATCGTTGA
- a CDS encoding alpha/beta fold hydrolase, producing MPDLMANGIRLFYQQSGDGPDVVLVHAVTSNQAVWVFSGLSDALASDGFRVTTYDLRGHGMSDRPSAGYTSAVMAEDLRALHAALGLAPAFVIGHSFGGVVGLNTALLYPACVRGVMLSDSFFPGLRHIEPNFGRSNVWLDLRETFRKVGVDLGETVDFTRLFRTAAVLSPDKTKELEGIVGVLGRGWLRQLPRLAETTCGNEVLAEAGLTAERIASVSCPVVALYDEFSPFLATSSWLERHLPQCTAEIIPAAKHLAVVENTAAFTDAVRRHLRRLADR from the coding sequence ATGCCCGACCTGATGGCGAACGGAATACGGCTCTTTTATCAGCAATCCGGCGACGGGCCGGACGTGGTACTCGTCCACGCCGTCACGAGCAACCAGGCGGTGTGGGTGTTTAGCGGGTTGTCCGACGCCCTCGCCTCCGACGGTTTCCGCGTGACCACCTACGACCTCCGCGGGCACGGTATGAGCGACCGCCCGTCGGCGGGTTACACGTCCGCGGTGATGGCCGAGGACTTGCGTGCCCTGCACGCCGCACTCGGGCTCGCGCCGGCATTCGTGATCGGGCACAGCTTTGGCGGCGTGGTCGGGCTCAACACTGCCCTCCTTTACCCCGCGTGCGTACGAGGGGTCATGCTGTCCGATTCGTTCTTCCCCGGGTTGCGACACATCGAACCGAACTTCGGCCGGTCGAACGTGTGGCTCGACCTGCGCGAGACGTTCCGCAAGGTCGGCGTCGATCTCGGCGAAACGGTGGACTTCACCCGTCTGTTCCGGACCGCTGCCGTACTGAGCCCCGATAAAACGAAAGAACTCGAAGGCATCGTCGGCGTACTCGGCCGCGGGTGGCTCCGACAGCTCCCGAGGCTCGCGGAAACGACCTGTGGCAACGAGGTGCTGGCCGAGGCCGGACTGACTGCCGAACGGATCGCTTCCGTGTCGTGCCCGGTGGTTGCACTGTACGATGAGTTCTCCCCGTTTCTCGCCACCTCCTCGTGGTTGGAACGACACTTGCCACAGTGCACGGCCGAGATCATCCCGGCGGCGAAGCACCTGGCAGTGGTCGAGAACACCGCCGCGTTTACCGACGCCGTCCGGCGGCACCTGCGGCGGTTGGCAGACCGATGA
- a CDS encoding acyl carrier protein, with the protein MSNRTPEQIYHDLAEVMAAAFPNHDISTEMGSETRVFADLGLTSIELVVLGERVEQFYGRRLPFGPFLAGLRARGADDLELGEVVAFLQRHV; encoded by the coding sequence ATGAGTAACCGCACACCCGAACAGATTTACCACGACCTCGCCGAGGTGATGGCGGCCGCGTTTCCCAACCACGACATTTCTACCGAGATGGGTTCTGAAACGCGGGTGTTCGCCGACTTGGGGCTCACATCGATTGAGTTGGTCGTGCTGGGCGAGCGGGTGGAGCAGTTCTACGGACGGCGCCTCCCGTTCGGGCCGTTCCTCGCCGGGTTGCGCGCCCGCGGGGCCGACGATCTCGAACTCGGCGAAGTGGTCGCGTTTTTACAACGGCACGTTTAA